One Physeter macrocephalus isolate SW-GA chromosome 19, ASM283717v5, whole genome shotgun sequence genomic window carries:
- the CPLX4 gene encoding complexin-4 — MAFLLKTMISSQVKNLGLGGRSEEKKEEGGTSDPAAAQGMTREEYEEYQKQVIEEKMERDAAFTQKKAERACLRVHLREKYRLPKSETDENQIQIAGDEVDLPEDLRKMVDEDQEEEEDKDSILGQLQNLQNMDLDTIKEKAQATFTEIKQTAEQKCSVM; from the exons ATGGCATTCCTTCTGAAAACTATGATAAGTAGCCAGGTAAAGAATTTAGGACTTGGTGGCAggtctgaagaaaaaaaagaagaaggaggtaCATCTGATCCTGCAGCAGCTCAGGGGATGACTAGAGAGGAATATGAGGAATACCAAAAGCAAGTGATCGAGGAGAA gATGGAAAGAGATGCTGCATTTACAcaaaaaaaggcagagagggCGTGCCTCAGAGTTCACCTCAGAGAAAAGTACAGACTCCCAAAG AGTGAAACGGATGAGAACCAAATCCAGATAGCTGGAGATGAAGTGGATTTACCTGAAGATCTCCGGAAAATGGTAGATGAGGatcaagaagaggaagaagataaGGATTCTATTCTCGGGCAGTTACAGAATCTTCAGAACATGGACTTGGataccataaaagaaaaagccCAGGCCACGTTTACGGAAATCAAGCAGACAGCGGAGCAGAAGTGTTCTGTGATgtga